A portion of the Pseudarthrobacter defluvii genome contains these proteins:
- a CDS encoding ferredoxin reductase, with the protein MIRLRQLAQAASVLTTPLAPEDILSLFNPVYSARQLRGVVTRVVQETAQSATIFFRPGRGWKAHLAGQWARIGVELDGVRHWRSYSLSAPAGKDPAITVTDVGAVSGTLVRTTKPGDVLFLAPPQGDFVLPEHPRPLLMVTAGSGITPVMSMIRTLVPRRPDADVVLVHSARTRDDSLFREELAELADQFPNFRLAHWYTGEQGRMDFSSTKELDEICPDWKERAAYACGPDSFLDDAEALWKRAALTTRAPGTDVAVAGDAGNLMIERFNTTFSAAVGHDGGLVTFEASDREVEADGDTPILDIGEDAGVLMPSGCRMGICHSCLTPLLAGQVRDLRTGEIHGEPGQLIQTCVSAAAGPVNLEL; encoded by the coding sequence ATGATCCGGCTACGACAGCTGGCCCAGGCGGCTTCAGTACTCACCACCCCCTTGGCGCCCGAGGACATCCTCTCGCTTTTCAACCCGGTCTACTCTGCCCGGCAGCTGCGGGGCGTGGTCACCCGGGTGGTCCAGGAGACCGCCCAGTCCGCCACCATCTTCTTCCGCCCCGGCCGCGGCTGGAAAGCGCATCTTGCAGGGCAGTGGGCGCGCATCGGCGTCGAACTCGACGGTGTCCGCCACTGGCGGTCCTACTCGCTCAGCGCCCCCGCCGGCAAGGACCCGGCCATCACCGTGACCGATGTCGGTGCGGTATCCGGCACCCTGGTGCGCACCACCAAGCCCGGCGATGTCCTGTTCCTGGCCCCGCCGCAGGGTGATTTCGTCCTGCCGGAGCATCCCCGTCCGCTCCTGATGGTCACGGCCGGCAGCGGCATCACCCCGGTGATGTCCATGATCCGTACCCTGGTCCCACGGCGCCCGGATGCCGACGTCGTGCTGGTCCATTCAGCCCGCACGCGGGATGACAGCCTGTTCCGTGAGGAACTGGCTGAGCTTGCCGACCAGTTCCCGAATTTCCGGCTGGCGCACTGGTACACCGGGGAGCAGGGCCGCATGGACTTCTCCAGCACCAAGGAGCTGGACGAGATCTGCCCGGACTGGAAGGAACGGGCAGCCTACGCCTGCGGCCCGGACAGCTTCCTTGATGACGCCGAGGCGTTGTGGAAGCGGGCTGCCCTGACCACACGGGCGCCCGGCACTGACGTCGCCGTGGCGGGAGACGCCGGCAATCTGATGATCGAACGCTTCAACACCACCTTTAGCGCCGCTGTGGGGCACGACGGCGGCCTGGTCACCTTCGAAGCCAGCGACCGGGAGGTGGAGGCCGACGGCGACACCCCCATCCTGGACATCGGCGAGGACGCCGGGGTGCTGATGCCCAGCGGTTGCCGTATGGGCATCTGCCACAGTTGCCTCACGCCATTGCTGGCAGGGCAGGTCCGCGACCTCCGTACCGGAGAAATCCACGGCGAACCCGGCCAACTGATCCAAACGTGTGTCTCGGCAGCCGCCGGACCCGTCAACCTCGAACTCTGA
- a CDS encoding LLM class flavin-dependent oxidoreductase: MERIGFLSFGHWGPGQGSRTRTAADALLQGIDLSVAAEELGVDGAFFRVHHFARQQASPFPLLSAIAARTSRIEIGTGVIDMRYENPLYMAEEAAAADLISGGRLQLGISRGSPEPALEGASAFGYRPEPGEADADMARRHTEVFRKAITGAGMAQADPRYAGGATGLLPIQPQSPGLAERIWWGAGTRKTAVWAAKLGMNLMSSTLLTEDTGVPFHELQAEQIQLFRDAWAAAGHPHAPRVSVSRSVLPIVDEEDNYYFAGSALRDGRDQVGVIDGTTARFGKSYVGPPDHLAEQLAADTAVQAADTLLLTVPNQLGVDFNAKLLGTIVEHVAPALGWSR; this comes from the coding sequence ATGGAGCGTATTGGATTCCTTTCATTTGGCCACTGGGGCCCCGGCCAGGGTTCCCGCACCAGGACAGCGGCGGACGCCCTGCTCCAGGGAATTGACCTGTCGGTTGCCGCTGAGGAACTGGGAGTGGACGGCGCGTTCTTCCGCGTCCACCACTTCGCGCGCCAGCAGGCATCGCCGTTTCCGCTCCTGTCCGCCATCGCCGCCCGCACCAGCCGGATCGAGATCGGTACCGGCGTCATCGATATGCGCTACGAAAATCCGCTGTATATGGCGGAGGAGGCCGCAGCGGCGGACCTGATCAGCGGCGGCAGGCTGCAGTTGGGCATCAGCCGTGGTTCACCCGAGCCCGCGCTGGAAGGCGCCTCAGCTTTTGGCTACCGCCCGGAGCCGGGGGAGGCCGACGCTGACATGGCCCGGCGCCACACCGAAGTCTTCCGCAAGGCCATCACCGGTGCCGGTATGGCACAGGCCGATCCCCGCTACGCCGGCGGCGCCACGGGACTCCTGCCTATCCAGCCGCAGTCCCCGGGACTGGCGGAACGGATCTGGTGGGGTGCCGGCACCAGGAAAACAGCGGTGTGGGCCGCGAAACTGGGCATGAACCTCATGAGCTCCACCCTGCTCACCGAGGACACCGGCGTTCCCTTCCATGAGCTTCAGGCCGAACAAATCCAGCTGTTCAGAGATGCGTGGGCCGCGGCAGGACACCCCCATGCCCCACGTGTTTCGGTCAGCCGGAGCGTCCTGCCAATTGTTGATGAAGAGGACAACTACTACTTCGCAGGCAGCGCCCTCCGCGACGGCCGGGACCAGGTTGGCGTCATTGACGGCACCACCGCCCGGTTTGGCAAGAGCTATGTGGGGCCGCCGGACCACCTGGCGGAGCAGCTCGCTGCCGACACTGCAGTACAGGCGGCGGACACCCTGCTGCTGACCGTCCCCAACCAGCTGGGCGTGGATTTCAACGCCAAGCTGCTGGGCACCATCGTGGAGCACGTTGCCCCGGCCCTGGGATGGAGCCGATAG
- a CDS encoding YnfA family protein yields the protein MGIPEETINIFKTIVLFVLAAGAEIGGAWLVWQAVREGKDWWWAGLGVIALGVYGFVATLQPDAHFGRILAAYGGVFVAGSLAWGMAFDGFRPDRWDIAGSLVCLLGVAVIMFAPRSGG from the coding sequence GTGGGCATTCCGGAAGAAACCATCAACATTTTCAAAACGATTGTGCTGTTCGTGCTTGCCGCCGGCGCGGAAATCGGCGGGGCGTGGCTGGTGTGGCAGGCCGTCCGTGAAGGTAAGGACTGGTGGTGGGCGGGGCTCGGGGTCATTGCGCTTGGCGTTTATGGCTTCGTGGCCACCCTCCAGCCGGATGCGCACTTCGGGAGGATCCTCGCTGCCTATGGCGGAGTGTTTGTGGCGGGTTCCCTGGCATGGGGCATGGCCTTTGACGGCTTCCGCCCGGACCGGTGGGACATCGCCGGATCCCTGGTGTGCCTGCTGGGCGTAGCGGTGATTATGTTTGCCCCGCGGAGCGGCGGATAA
- the lhgO gene encoding L-2-hydroxyglutarate oxidase, with translation MERTDYCVIGGGIVGLATAYQLLRKQPGASLVLLEAAETLASHQTGHNSGVIHSGIYYAPGSLKARFSKAGAQQTKDFCREHGIRYAEPGKLLVAASEVELARLDGLEERAAVHELDCERIDQAELSRREPNISGLGALFIPSTGIVDYREVARRLAELVTEAGGRVVTGAKVSSIVEHPDRVEVGTGQERYSCRRLVACAGLQSDRLAELAGMAIDVQIIPFRGEYFELPAAKSDYVRHLIYPVPDPELPFLGVHLTPTIDGSITVGPNAVLGLAREGYPKFSVDMKDVARFVRFPGLWHVAWSNAATAVREARNSLFKGSYLQECRKYAPGLAKADLLPYEAGIRAQAVRRDGTLLHDFLLAETDRMIHVLNAPSPAATAALPIGEHLAGKAALRHAA, from the coding sequence GTGGAGCGGACAGACTACTGCGTTATCGGCGGCGGGATTGTGGGCCTGGCAACCGCCTACCAGCTGCTGCGGAAGCAGCCGGGAGCCTCGCTGGTCCTGCTCGAGGCCGCGGAAACGCTGGCATCCCACCAGACCGGCCACAACAGCGGCGTGATCCATTCGGGCATCTACTACGCCCCGGGCAGCCTGAAGGCGCGGTTCAGCAAGGCCGGGGCGCAGCAGACCAAGGACTTCTGCCGGGAGCACGGCATCAGGTACGCCGAGCCGGGCAAGCTGTTGGTGGCTGCCTCAGAGGTGGAGCTGGCCCGGCTGGACGGCCTGGAGGAACGGGCTGCCGTCCACGAACTTGACTGCGAACGCATCGACCAGGCAGAACTCAGCCGGCGCGAGCCCAACATTTCAGGGCTGGGCGCCCTGTTCATTCCCAGCACCGGCATCGTGGACTACCGGGAGGTGGCGCGCAGGCTGGCGGAACTCGTCACGGAGGCCGGCGGACGCGTTGTCACGGGAGCCAAGGTGAGCTCCATCGTGGAACATCCGGACCGCGTGGAGGTGGGCACCGGCCAGGAACGTTATTCCTGCCGCCGGCTGGTGGCCTGCGCCGGCCTGCAGTCGGACCGGCTGGCGGAACTGGCCGGAATGGCCATCGACGTCCAGATCATCCCCTTCCGCGGCGAGTACTTTGAGCTGCCCGCAGCCAAATCGGACTACGTCCGCCACCTCATCTACCCCGTACCGGACCCGGAGCTGCCCTTCCTGGGCGTGCACCTCACCCCAACCATCGACGGCAGCATCACGGTGGGACCCAACGCGGTGCTGGGCCTGGCCCGCGAGGGGTATCCCAAGTTTTCCGTGGACATGAAGGACGTGGCCCGCTTTGTGCGCTTCCCAGGACTCTGGCACGTGGCCTGGTCCAACGCCGCCACCGCGGTGCGCGAAGCCAGGAACTCGCTGTTCAAGGGAAGCTACCTGCAGGAGTGCCGTAAATACGCACCCGGCCTGGCCAAGGCGGACCTGCTGCCCTACGAGGCCGGCATCAGGGCCCAGGCCGTGCGCCGTGACGGTACGCTCCTCCATGACTTCCTGCTGGCTGAGACGGACCGGATGATCCACGTGCTGAACGCACCGTCGCCCGCCGCCACAGCCGCCCTGCCGATTGGCGAGCATTTGGCAGGCAAAGCTGCGCTCCGGCACGCCGCCTGA
- a CDS encoding YidH family protein yields MINSEQPRRRETTPSRGRIAERLLPGGEEPDPRFTLANERTFLAWIRTSLALLAGGIALEAFTSGLFIEPVRKGLAVLLLLLGMMLSGGAAVRWLRVERSMRSKAPLPLPLFVPLLAGAGALAAAVVLVFILWR; encoded by the coding sequence GTGATCAACAGTGAGCAGCCGCGCAGGCGTGAAACTACGCCGTCGCGCGGAAGAATCGCCGAACGGCTGCTGCCGGGTGGCGAGGAACCGGACCCGCGCTTCACCCTTGCGAACGAGCGCACCTTCCTGGCCTGGATCCGCACATCCTTGGCACTGCTGGCGGGCGGCATCGCCCTCGAGGCATTCACTTCGGGTCTTTTCATCGAGCCGGTCCGGAAGGGCTTGGCGGTACTGTTGCTGCTGCTGGGCATGATGCTCAGCGGCGGCGCCGCGGTCCGGTGGCTTCGCGTGGAGCGCAGCATGCGCAGCAAGGCCCCGCTCCCCCTGCCGCTTTTCGTGCCGTTGCTGGCCGGGGCAGGCGCGCTGGCGGCCGCCGTCGTACTGGTCTTTATTCTCTGGCGCTGA
- a CDS encoding DUF202 domain-containing protein — protein MASRAPSPHGDPGLQPERTALAWGRTMLALVTASAFFLRWLPTYGAPILMLPVVSGGAALAIYLTQRRRYLKRSHGLAGESIEADLPAVLWTSLAGVLLGVLGILVVFVS, from the coding sequence GTGGCTTCCCGCGCACCCAGCCCCCACGGTGATCCCGGCCTGCAGCCCGAGCGGACCGCCCTCGCGTGGGGCCGGACCATGTTGGCGCTGGTGACGGCGAGCGCATTCTTCCTGCGCTGGCTTCCCACCTACGGGGCGCCCATCCTGATGCTGCCGGTGGTGTCCGGCGGCGCTGCCCTTGCCATCTACCTCACCCAGCGCCGCCGCTACCTGAAGAGGTCCCACGGTTTGGCAGGCGAGAGCATCGAGGCGGACCTGCCCGCCGTACTGTGGACCTCTCTGGCCGGGGTACTCCTGGGCGTCCTCGGCATCCTGGTGGTCTTCGTCAGCTAG
- a CDS encoding DUF2630 family protein, translating to MNDQDILTHIQALVEEEHSLREGSEGGQPDPARLKYVEESLDQCWDLLRQRRAKKDSGENPDDAEARPISEVEGYRQ from the coding sequence ATGAATGATCAGGATATTTTGACGCACATCCAGGCCCTGGTGGAGGAGGAGCACTCGCTGCGGGAGGGTTCAGAAGGTGGCCAGCCGGACCCCGCGCGGCTGAAGTACGTGGAAGAGAGCCTGGACCAGTGCTGGGACCTGCTGCGCCAGCGCCGCGCCAAGAAGGACTCAGGAGAGAACCCGGACGACGCCGAAGCCCGCCCCATCAGCGAGGTTGAGGGCTACCGGCAGTAA
- a CDS encoding carbon-nitrogen hydrolase family protein, whose translation MRIAVAQIISGADTAANLELVWDYAAQAKNAGAQLVVFPEATMRAFGHSLKDIAEPVDGPWASEVRRMARELEITVVAGMFTPGRDGRVRNTLLVTGPRVEASYDKVHLFDAFGFTESKTVDAGEAPVTFELDGTVFGLATCYDVRFPGLFTANANAGAQVNIVCASWGAGPGKAEQWDLLVRARALDSTTFVVACGQGDPEAIGAGPAGTAPTGIGHSAVVTPLGKPVVALGGKPELAVVDIDPSTVDDVRAALPVLANARTF comes from the coding sequence ATGCGCATCGCAGTTGCCCAAATCATCAGCGGCGCCGACACCGCCGCCAACCTTGAACTGGTGTGGGACTACGCTGCCCAGGCAAAGAACGCCGGCGCGCAGTTGGTGGTCTTCCCGGAGGCAACCATGCGCGCCTTCGGCCACTCCCTGAAGGACATCGCCGAACCCGTCGACGGCCCGTGGGCCAGCGAGGTCCGCAGGATGGCGCGGGAGCTGGAGATTACGGTCGTGGCAGGCATGTTCACTCCGGGCCGGGACGGCCGGGTCCGCAATACGCTGCTGGTCACCGGCCCCCGGGTGGAGGCCTCCTATGACAAGGTCCACCTTTTCGACGCCTTCGGCTTCACGGAGTCAAAGACAGTGGATGCGGGGGAAGCGCCTGTGACCTTCGAGTTGGACGGGACAGTCTTCGGTCTGGCCACGTGCTATGACGTCCGCTTTCCGGGCTTGTTCACGGCCAACGCCAATGCGGGAGCGCAGGTGAACATCGTGTGCGCGTCCTGGGGCGCGGGTCCCGGCAAGGCGGAACAGTGGGACCTCCTGGTGCGCGCCCGCGCGCTGGACAGCACCACCTTCGTGGTTGCCTGTGGCCAGGGCGACCCCGAAGCCATCGGCGCGGGCCCGGCAGGAACGGCACCCACCGGAATCGGACACAGCGCCGTCGTCACCCCCTTGGGTAAGCCGGTGGTGGCTCTGGGCGGCAAGCCGGAACTCGCCGTCGTCGATATCGATCCCTCAACAGTGGACGACGTCCGCGCCGCGCTGCCGGTCCTGGCCAACGCCCGTACCTTCTGA
- a CDS encoding ammonium transporter, translating into MEITAQHVWLMISAAMVLLMTPGLGLFYGGMTRAKAALNMIMMSFISAGIVGVVWVLWGYSMTTGNGFLGLFGNPFTSFGLQNLMGSPDLLKAGYSATFAIITVALISGAIADRAKFSAWALFVPVWITVIYCPLAYMIWGGGLMSAGGAVTRIFGQVIDFAGGAVVEISSGTAALVLAVIVGQRHGFAKDPNHRPHNIPFIMLGAAILWFGWFGFNGGAATSVEQAGLIWINTLVAPSAAMLSWLVTEKIRHGHPTSLGAASGVVAGLVAITPSCANISPVAAIGLGLVAGAACCVFVDLKYRFGLDDSLDVVGVHLGAGLIGTLSLGFIALPVDGKGGGLFYGGGAQQLIAQTAAVVITLLLSGIGTAVIAGIINKSVGFRVSQEAETAGVDLSEHAETAYAFGEMGSGFSSLGHMLGHHAAAPAVVPADRRAKEDSFA; encoded by the coding sequence GTGGAAATCACTGCCCAACACGTCTGGCTGATGATTTCGGCCGCAATGGTACTGCTGATGACCCCCGGGCTTGGCCTCTTCTACGGCGGCATGACCCGCGCCAAGGCGGCCCTCAACATGATCATGATGAGCTTCATCTCGGCAGGGATTGTCGGCGTGGTGTGGGTCCTCTGGGGTTACTCGATGACCACCGGCAACGGCTTCCTTGGGCTGTTCGGCAATCCCTTCACCAGCTTCGGACTACAGAACCTGATGGGTTCCCCTGACCTGCTCAAGGCCGGCTACAGCGCCACCTTCGCCATCATCACCGTGGCCCTGATCAGCGGTGCCATTGCCGACCGCGCCAAGTTCAGCGCCTGGGCGTTGTTTGTGCCGGTATGGATCACGGTGATCTACTGCCCGCTTGCCTACATGATCTGGGGCGGCGGACTGATGAGTGCCGGCGGGGCCGTCACCCGGATCTTCGGCCAGGTTATCGACTTCGCCGGCGGCGCCGTCGTCGAAATCAGCTCAGGCACGGCAGCCCTGGTGCTCGCCGTCATTGTGGGCCAGCGCCACGGCTTCGCCAAGGACCCCAACCACCGCCCCCACAACATCCCCTTCATCATGCTGGGCGCGGCAATTCTCTGGTTTGGCTGGTTCGGTTTCAACGGCGGGGCGGCAACCAGCGTCGAACAGGCCGGCCTCATCTGGATCAACACCCTGGTAGCCCCTTCTGCAGCCATGCTGAGCTGGCTGGTCACCGAAAAGATCCGCCACGGGCACCCGACGTCGCTGGGCGCCGCCTCCGGCGTTGTGGCCGGCCTGGTGGCCATCACCCCGTCCTGCGCCAACATCAGCCCGGTGGCAGCAATCGGCCTGGGCCTGGTGGCGGGAGCCGCGTGCTGCGTGTTCGTGGACCTCAAATACCGCTTCGGCCTTGACGACTCCCTTGACGTGGTGGGCGTCCACCTCGGCGCCGGCCTCATCGGTACCCTGTCGCTCGGCTTCATCGCCCTGCCCGTAGACGGCAAGGGCGGGGGACTCTTCTACGGCGGCGGTGCCCAGCAGCTCATCGCCCAAACAGCCGCCGTCGTCATCACCCTGCTCCTGTCCGGCATCGGGACGGCGGTTATTGCCGGAATCATCAACAAGAGCGTGGGCTTCCGCGTCAGCCAAGAGGCCGAAACCGCCGGCGTGGACCTGTCCGAGCACGCCGAGACCGCATACGCCTTCGGGGAGATGGGCTCCGGCTTCAGCAGCCTGGGCCACATGCTGGGCCACCACGCAGCCGCTCCTGCTGTTGTCCCCGCGGATCGGCGCGCAAAGGAAGATTCCTTCGCGTAG
- a CDS encoding PadR family transcriptional regulator → MNGMFDDKKPGPEFGRGRFERGRGHKGPHGHRGPGFGPGFGPGFGPGFGPGFGPGFGRGGRRANRGDVRAAILSLLAEAPSNGYGLIKTIAAKTGGMWRPSPGSIYPTLQQLVDEGLIEALSEGRGTEFALTDAGKAYVAEHAEEMENAWNAEPDSADRDFHQSIGKLMGAIHQFRSGVSEEQRAAAIEKMDETRRALYKILAD, encoded by the coding sequence ATGAACGGCATGTTTGATGACAAAAAACCCGGCCCGGAGTTCGGCCGGGGACGCTTCGAGCGGGGGAGGGGCCACAAAGGTCCGCACGGGCACAGGGGTCCCGGCTTTGGCCCGGGATTCGGTCCCGGTTTCGGGCCAGGCTTTGGCCCGGGTTTTGGTCCCGGCTTCGGGCGGGGCGGCCGGCGGGCCAACCGCGGCGATGTCCGCGCAGCCATCCTCTCGCTGCTGGCCGAGGCCCCTTCGAATGGTTACGGACTGATCAAGACCATCGCCGCAAAGACCGGCGGGATGTGGCGCCCCAGCCCCGGATCCATCTATCCCACCCTGCAGCAGCTGGTGGACGAAGGCCTGATCGAGGCCCTCAGTGAAGGCCGCGGGACCGAGTTTGCCCTGACCGACGCGGGCAAGGCCTACGTGGCGGAGCATGCGGAGGAAATGGAGAACGCGTGGAACGCCGAGCCGGACAGTGCGGACCGGGACTTCCACCAGAGCATTGGCAAGCTCATGGGTGCCATCCACCAGTTCCGCAGCGGAGTGTCGGAAGAACAGCGGGCTGCCGCCATCGAGAAGATGGATGAAACGCGGCGCGCGCTCTACAAGATCCTTGCCGACTAG